In Anaerolineales bacterium, a single genomic region encodes these proteins:
- a CDS encoding DUF4442 domain-containing protein, which produces MSSTLALYKRFTRYPFGSAIISMALGFRAPYFSTIHPRITQLRPGYCSVEIKERRSIRNHIGTIHAGALCTLSELVGGLAVDATLPSSLRWIPKGMTVQYIKKAKGKLVGECSVAPGVLTAGDISIPLQIKDEKEETVLNAVIVFHISERKVTN; this is translated from the coding sequence ATGAGCTCAACTTTAGCCCTTTATAAACGATTTACTAGATATCCATTCGGCAGCGCCATTATCAGCATGGCATTAGGCTTCCGTGCACCGTACTTTTCGACGATTCATCCTCGTATTACGCAGTTGCGTCCAGGATACTGTAGCGTGGAAATCAAAGAACGCCGATCCATAAGAAATCACATTGGAACCATCCATGCTGGCGCGCTATGCACATTAAGTGAGTTGGTTGGGGGGCTGGCTGTCGACGCAACACTTCCCTCCAGTCTGCGATGGATTCCAAAAGGGATGACAGTGCAGTACATCAAGAAAGCAAAAGGAAAGTTGGTGGGTGAATGTTCTGTTGCCCCAGGAGTTCTTACAGCTGGAGATATTAGCATACCTCTACAGATAAAGGATGAGAAAGAGGAAACCGTGCTGAACGCAGTGATTGTCTTCCACATCAGCGAACGGAAGGTTACGAATTGA